Proteins encoded together in one Thermomonospora curvata DSM 43183 window:
- the pth gene encoding aminoacyl-tRNA hydrolase: MEADLWLVVGLGNPGPDYAGNRHNAGFMVVDVLAGRMGGRFKAHKARAEVLEGRLAGRRVVLAKPRSFMNDSGGPVARLRDFFKVPLERIVIVHDELDIPYGAVRLKQGGGAGGHNGLRSISKSLGAPDYLRVRFGVGRPPGRMDAAAFVLRDFSAAERRDLELHLQVAADAVEMLLTQGLQAAQNVYHARPAH; encoded by the coding sequence ATGGAAGCGGATCTGTGGCTGGTGGTCGGGTTGGGCAACCCCGGGCCGGACTATGCCGGCAACCGGCACAACGCCGGGTTCATGGTGGTGGATGTGCTGGCCGGGCGGATGGGGGGCCGGTTCAAGGCGCACAAGGCCCGTGCCGAGGTGCTGGAGGGGCGCCTGGCGGGGCGGCGGGTGGTGCTGGCCAAGCCGCGGTCGTTCATGAACGACTCGGGCGGCCCGGTGGCCCGGTTGCGAGATTTTTTCAAAGTTCCTCTGGAACGGATTGTGATCGTCCACGATGAATTGGACATTCCTTACGGCGCCGTGCGGCTGAAGCAGGGCGGTGGCGCGGGCGGTCACAACGGATTGCGATCGATCAGCAAGTCATTGGGGGCGCCGGATTATCTGCGCGTCCGTTTCGGGGTGGGCAGGCCGCCGGGGCGGATGGACGCGGCGGCCTTCGTGCTGCGGGACTTCTCTGCGGCCGAGCGCCGGGATCTGGAGCTGCACCTGCAGGTGGCGGCCGACGCGGTGGAGATGCTGCTGACCCAGGGGTTGCAGGCGGCCCAGAACGTGTATCATGCTCGCCCCGCCCACTGA
- a CDS encoding 3'(2'),5'-bisphosphate nucleotidase CysQ, translating to MASISRSDDHALAAELATAAGEVLLGIRARVGHADGKALKNAGDQGSHEFLMAALAERCPGDAVLSEEGKDDAARLRAERVWIVDPLDGTREFSEEGRTDWAVHVALWERGRLVAGAVALPAQGRTLHTTAADGGVRAVVGGAAGRQPLTVPAPQPDLLRIAVSRTRPPQFVQSLAERLETKVELVPIGSAGAKISAVLLGDVDAYVHAGGQYEWDNAAPVAVAKAAGAHATRIDGSEPTYNRPDPMLPDILVCHPASAPMLLAGIRDVKQEPQG from the coding sequence ATGGCGTCCATCTCCCGATCCGACGACCACGCGCTGGCGGCCGAGCTGGCCACCGCCGCGGGCGAGGTGCTGCTGGGCATCCGCGCCCGGGTGGGGCACGCCGACGGCAAAGCGCTCAAGAACGCCGGTGACCAGGGCTCGCACGAGTTCCTGATGGCCGCGCTGGCCGAGCGCTGTCCCGGCGATGCGGTGCTGTCGGAGGAGGGCAAGGACGATGCGGCTCGCCTGCGGGCCGAGCGGGTGTGGATCGTCGACCCGCTGGACGGCACCCGGGAGTTCTCCGAGGAGGGGCGCACCGACTGGGCCGTCCACGTCGCGCTGTGGGAGCGCGGCAGGCTCGTCGCCGGCGCGGTGGCGCTGCCCGCCCAGGGCCGTACCCTGCACACCACCGCGGCCGACGGCGGAGTGCGCGCAGTGGTCGGTGGCGCGGCCGGCCGGCAGCCGCTGACGGTGCCGGCCCCTCAGCCCGACCTGCTGCGGATCGCGGTGAGCCGGACCCGTCCGCCGCAGTTCGTGCAGAGCCTGGCCGAACGCTTGGAGACGAAGGTGGAACTGGTGCCGATCGGCTCGGCCGGAGCCAAGATCTCCGCCGTGCTGCTCGGCGACGTCGACGCCTACGTCCACGCCGGCGGCCAGTACGAGTGGGACAACGCCGCCCCGGTCGCGGTGGCCAAGGCCGCCGGGGCGCACGCCACCCGGATCGACGGCTCGGAGCCGACCTACAACCGCCCCGACCCGATGCTGCCGGATATCCTTGTCTGCCACCCTGCGTCGGCGCCGATGCTGCTGGCCGGCATCCGGGATGTGAAGCAGGAGCCGCAAGGCTGA
- a CDS encoding RCC1-like domain-containing protein encodes MWSSGLNENGQLGRESREMDLSLGPVLGLGGKGRLRNVVAVAAGGRHSLAVLSDGRVVAWGANDHGQLGDGTRRDSRHPVLVRAPGSGKGHLRGAVAVAADSDFSMALLKDGRVVTWGKGDAGQRGIGRKEAPLLPTVVLRPDGRKPLTDVVQIAADGRTELVLRKDGSVLAWGANDYGMVGDGTRKQRSLPVRVRGLNGRRWLSGVSKIAIGGQHGLALLRDGRVVAWGRNELGQLGNGTRTDSTVPKPVSGVGGKGELSGIVAISAAEKHNFALTKNATLVAWGNNTAGQLGDGTLTLRDTPVNVVGTHGPLLQGVAQVHAGEAHGVAILSDGSALSWGAGRKGQLGWGKRLHRSRPGPLITVDGRAPSDVMTAAAGERHLLLLMAPQG; translated from the coding sequence GTGTGGAGCTCCGGCCTCAACGAAAACGGCCAGCTGGGGCGGGAAAGCCGGGAAATGGACCTGTCGCTGGGGCCGGTTCTGGGCCTGGGCGGCAAGGGCCGGCTGCGAAACGTCGTGGCGGTGGCCGCGGGCGGCCGGCATTCCCTGGCGGTGCTGTCGGATGGACGGGTGGTCGCCTGGGGAGCCAACGACCATGGCCAGCTGGGCGACGGCACCCGGCGCGACAGCCGGCACCCGGTGCTGGTGCGGGCCCCCGGCTCCGGCAAGGGACATCTGAGGGGGGCCGTGGCGGTGGCGGCCGACTCGGACTTCTCCATGGCGCTGCTGAAGGACGGCAGGGTCGTGACCTGGGGCAAGGGCGATGCGGGCCAGCGGGGCATCGGCCGCAAGGAGGCCCCGCTGCTGCCCACCGTGGTGCTGCGCCCCGACGGCCGCAAACCGCTCACCGACGTGGTGCAGATCGCCGCCGACGGCCGTACCGAGCTGGTGCTGCGCAAGGACGGGTCGGTGCTGGCCTGGGGCGCCAACGACTACGGAATGGTGGGGGACGGTACCCGCAAGCAGCGATCCCTGCCGGTGCGGGTGCGCGGCCTGAACGGGCGGCGGTGGCTGAGCGGGGTGAGCAAGATCGCCATCGGCGGGCAGCACGGGCTGGCGCTGCTGAGGGACGGCAGGGTGGTCGCCTGGGGCCGCAACGAGCTGGGGCAGCTCGGCAACGGCACCCGCACCGACAGCACCGTCCCCAAACCGGTGTCGGGTGTGGGCGGCAAGGGCGAGCTGAGCGGCATCGTGGCGATCTCGGCGGCGGAAAAGCACAACTTCGCCCTCACCAAGAACGCCACGCTGGTGGCCTGGGGCAACAACACCGCCGGGCAGCTGGGCGACGGCACGCTGACGCTGCGGGACACTCCGGTCAACGTGGTCGGCACCCACGGTCCCCTGCTGCAGGGCGTGGCCCAGGTGCACGCCGGGGAGGCCCACGGGGTGGCGATCTTGTCCGATGGTTCGGCGCTGAGCTGGGGAGCCGGCCGCAAAGGGCAACTGGGCTGGGGCAAGCGGCTGCACCGCAGCAGACCCGGCCCGCTGATCACCGTGGACGGCCGGGCCCCCAGCGATGTGATGACCGCGGCGGCCGGAGAGCGGCACCTGCTGTTGCTGATGGCGCCGCAGGGTTGA
- a CDS encoding glycosyltransferase family 2 protein — protein MSDTHPSVGVVLPTHNRPEMLRRALESVLAQDYPGKVRAVVVYDRAEPDQSLAGERVQVMANRRTPGLAGARNTGILALDTDLVAFCDDDDVWLPGKLTAQVAALQAEPRAVLCSAGIVIDFNGRQLPRLAGRDRVHYAELVRDRLMMVHSSTYLARRAELIEIGMVDEEIPGSQGEDWDLALRAARRHPIVHVDRPYVRVLWGLTSYYAHAWETKVAALQWFLRRYPEIERDGAAAGRVYGQIAFGHACNGRRREALRWAGRALRANWKERRVPFALLVASGLVSGERVLLALHTRGRGI, from the coding sequence ATGAGTGACACCCATCCGTCCGTGGGGGTCGTCCTGCCCACCCACAACCGGCCCGAGATGCTGCGGCGGGCGCTGGAGTCGGTGCTGGCGCAGGACTACCCGGGCAAGGTCCGCGCGGTGGTCGTCTACGACCGGGCCGAACCCGACCAGAGCCTGGCCGGCGAGCGGGTGCAGGTGATGGCCAACCGGCGCACCCCCGGCCTGGCCGGGGCGCGCAACACCGGAATCCTGGCGCTGGACACCGACCTGGTGGCCTTCTGCGACGACGATGACGTGTGGCTGCCGGGCAAGCTGACCGCCCAGGTCGCGGCGCTGCAGGCCGAGCCGCGGGCGGTGCTGTGCAGCGCGGGCATCGTCATCGATTTCAACGGCCGGCAGCTGCCCCGCCTGGCCGGGCGCGACCGGGTCCACTACGCGGAGCTGGTGCGCGACCGGCTGATGATGGTGCACTCGTCGACCTACCTGGCCCGCCGCGCCGAGCTGATCGAGATCGGCATGGTGGACGAGGAGATCCCCGGCAGCCAGGGCGAGGACTGGGACCTGGCGCTGCGCGCCGCCCGCCGCCATCCCATCGTGCACGTGGACCGCCCGTACGTGCGCGTCCTGTGGGGGCTGACCTCCTACTACGCGCACGCCTGGGAGACCAAGGTGGCCGCCCTGCAGTGGTTCCTGCGGCGCTACCCGGAGATCGAGCGGGACGGCGCCGCGGCCGGACGGGTCTACGGGCAGATCGCCTTCGGGCACGCCTGCAACGGCCGCCGCAGGGAGGCGCTGCGCTGGGCCGGCCGGGCGCTGCGCGCCAACTGGAAGGAACGCCGCGTTCCCTTCGCCCTGCTGGTGGCCTCCGGCCTGGTCTCCGGGGAGCGGGTGCTGCTGGCACTGCACACCCGCGGGCGCGGTATCTGA
- a CDS encoding ribose-phosphate diphosphokinase, with product MSGIRASGEKKLMLFSGRAHPELAKEVAANLHVELTPTAAYDFANGETFVRFLESVRGSDAFVIQSHTAPINQWIMEQLIMVDALKRASAARITVVAPFFGYARQDKKHRGREPISARLMADLFQTAGADRLITVDLHTAQIQGFFNHPVDHLFALELLADHVESKLDTSQVTVVAPDAGRVRVAERWTDRLGCPLAIIHKRRDPEVANEVKVFEVVGEVEGRTCVIVDDMIDTGGTIVKAADALFEQGAAKVVATATHGVLSGPAVDRLKNSRISEVILTNTLPIPEEKRFDKLTVLSIAPLIAQAIHEVFSDGSVTSLFSGQS from the coding sequence GTGAGTGGGATCAGGGCGAGCGGTGAGAAGAAGCTGATGCTCTTCTCCGGCCGGGCGCACCCGGAGCTGGCCAAGGAGGTCGCCGCCAATCTCCATGTCGAGCTGACGCCGACCGCGGCCTATGACTTCGCCAATGGCGAGACCTTCGTGCGCTTTTTGGAGTCGGTGCGCGGGTCGGACGCTTTTGTGATCCAGTCGCACACCGCGCCGATCAACCAGTGGATCATGGAGCAGCTGATCATGGTCGATGCGCTCAAGCGCGCCTCGGCTGCTCGGATCACGGTGGTGGCGCCGTTCTTCGGGTACGCGCGGCAGGACAAAAAGCACCGGGGCCGGGAGCCGATCTCGGCGCGGCTGATGGCGGATCTGTTCCAGACCGCCGGGGCCGACCGGCTGATCACGGTGGACCTGCACACCGCGCAGATCCAGGGGTTCTTCAACCACCCGGTGGACCACCTGTTCGCGTTGGAGCTGCTGGCCGATCACGTGGAGTCCAAGCTGGACACCTCGCAGGTGACGGTGGTGGCTCCGGACGCCGGCCGGGTGCGGGTGGCCGAGCGGTGGACCGACCGGCTGGGCTGCCCGCTGGCGATCATTCACAAGCGCCGCGACCCGGAGGTGGCCAACGAGGTCAAGGTCTTCGAGGTGGTCGGCGAGGTCGAGGGCCGCACGTGTGTGATCGTGGACGACATGATCGACACCGGCGGCACGATCGTGAAGGCGGCCGATGCGCTGTTCGAGCAGGGCGCGGCGAAGGTGGTGGCGACGGCCACGCACGGGGTGCTGTCGGGCCCGGCCGTGGACCGTTTGAAGAACTCCCGGATCTCTGAGGTGATCTTGACCAACACCCTGCCGATCCCGGAGGAGAAGCGCTTTGACAAGCTGACGGTGCTGTCGATCGCGCCGCTGATCGCCCAGGCGATTCACGAGGTGTTCAGCGACGGGTCGGTGACCAGCCTGTTCAGCGGGCAGAGCTGA
- a CDS encoding sugar transferase: MAVVDEVKVRRSQAAAQERSKRTDWIPRYLYWALALDFIAMLVAGMVAFAVRFTPVPEEYHLPYLGLGVALPMLWVATLSIGRAYEARFIGVGWEEFHRVVRSGFVMTAIVATTAYATKTEIARGYVVIALPLGTLLTWVLRYRLRKRLHKRRGRGECMRRVVALGHRGALADLIKLLRKQRYHGMDIVAVCLPPALSRGEDAVREVEGVPVLGDFGRAAEVVKMLDADSVAVLACPEMDGVALRRLAWQIERDDVELVVAPALMDVVGPRISIRPVAGLPLLHVEHPELSGGWRLVKNLFDRVGALVILLVLSPLLVGLALAIRILDGRPVLFRQTRVGRDGRLFTIYKFRTMVTDAEARKAELVELNEHDGVLFKIKEDPRVTRVGRVLRRYSLDELPQLLNVLRGEMSLVGPRPPLPDEVARYEQDVRRRLAVKPGMTGLWQVSGRSDLSWEESVRLDVRYVENWSLILDLQILWKTWSAVFRASGAY, translated from the coding sequence ATGGCCGTCGTCGACGAGGTCAAGGTTAGAAGATCACAAGCGGCTGCGCAGGAGCGCAGCAAACGTACCGACTGGATTCCCCGTTACCTCTACTGGGCTCTCGCGCTGGACTTCATCGCCATGCTGGTGGCGGGCATGGTGGCGTTCGCGGTGCGCTTCACCCCCGTTCCGGAGGAATACCACCTTCCCTATCTGGGATTGGGGGTGGCGTTGCCGATGTTGTGGGTGGCGACGCTGTCGATCGGACGGGCCTATGAGGCCCGTTTCATCGGGGTGGGCTGGGAGGAATTCCACCGGGTCGTCAGATCCGGATTCGTGATGACCGCCATCGTGGCGACCACGGCCTATGCCACCAAGACCGAGATCGCCCGCGGTTATGTGGTCATCGCGCTGCCGCTGGGCACGCTGCTGACCTGGGTGCTGCGCTACCGGCTGCGCAAGCGGCTGCACAAGCGGCGCGGCAGGGGCGAGTGCATGCGCCGGGTGGTGGCGCTGGGACATCGGGGGGCGCTGGCCGATCTGATCAAGCTGCTGCGCAAGCAGCGCTACCACGGCATGGACATCGTCGCCGTCTGCCTGCCGCCGGCCCTCAGCCGGGGCGAGGACGCGGTCCGCGAGGTGGAGGGCGTGCCGGTGCTGGGCGACTTCGGCCGGGCCGCCGAGGTGGTCAAGATGCTGGACGCCGACTCGGTGGCGGTGCTGGCCTGTCCGGAGATGGACGGGGTGGCGCTGCGCCGGCTGGCCTGGCAGATCGAGCGCGACGATGTGGAGCTGGTGGTGGCGCCGGCCCTGATGGACGTGGTCGGCCCGCGCATCTCCATCCGGCCGGTGGCCGGGCTGCCGCTGTTGCACGTGGAGCATCCGGAACTGAGCGGGGGCTGGCGGCTGGTCAAGAACCTGTTCGACCGGGTGGGGGCGCTGGTGATCTTGCTGGTGCTGTCCCCGCTGCTGGTGGGGCTGGCCCTGGCGATCAGGATATTGGACGGCAGGCCGGTGCTGTTCCGGCAGACCCGGGTGGGCCGTGACGGCCGGCTGTTCACCATCTACAAGTTCCGCACGATGGTCACCGACGCCGAGGCCCGCAAGGCCGAGCTGGTCGAGCTCAATGAGCACGACGGGGTGCTGTTCAAGATCAAGGAGGATCCGCGGGTCACCCGGGTGGGGCGGGTGCTGCGCCGCTACTCCCTCGATGAGCTGCCCCAGTTGCTGAACGTGCTGCGCGGGGAGATGTCCCTGGTCGGCCCGCGCCCACCGCTGCCGGACGAGGTCGCCCGCTATGAGCAGGACGTGCGCCGCCGCCTGGCGGTCAAGCCCGGCATGACCGGGCTGTGGCAGGTCAGCGGCCGTTCCGATCTGTCGTGGGAGGAGTCGGTCCGGCTCGATGTACGGTATGTGGAGAACTGGTCGCTGATCCTGGATCTGCAGATCCTGTGGAAGACCTGGTCGGCCGTGTTCCGCGCCTCGGGAGCCTACTGA
- a CDS encoding ParB N-terminal domain-containing protein codes for MSPALDQIRRRSRTVLRKAGLTPSGPLYGRLVDAGRSLPIPPKARVVLSTAVLRRPWRIRVPLDRLLLGAQSGWTAREFAERTGDLLWPSTPLLEGPHVRLLELADSKEHLTDEEILDSDYGRLARRCIAAGGRYFGAADDAGIIDSARTFIGRYKGTIPAPTRRRPEQSGALDPILVAPIRHSSYYQVLDGHHRLAVAARNGHKSVWAVAKWLPVTTPLQDLLLKMSWLDGTRELYQPIDAPELRDSWTTVRQCTDRLEKMISFLAERRIPTQGTYLDVASCYGWFVKEMGKLGFAASGMERDPLAVPLGKAVYGLPDGAIATGDCVDLLRAADRTWDVVSCFSLLHHFVLGRGSVSAEELLRLLDRVTGRVLFFDTGQENEEWFRTSLRGWNPKTIAEFLSRHTSFDEIVDLGPDADSRPPYQDNYGRHLFACVRHA; via the coding sequence ATGTCTCCGGCCCTTGATCAGATACGCCGCCGTTCCCGCACCGTGCTGCGCAAGGCGGGGCTGACCCCCAGCGGCCCGCTGTACGGCCGGCTGGTCGACGCCGGCCGCAGCCTGCCCATCCCGCCCAAGGCCCGGGTCGTGCTCTCCACCGCGGTGCTGCGCCGGCCCTGGCGCATCCGCGTCCCGCTGGACCGGCTGCTGCTGGGCGCGCAGAGCGGGTGGACCGCCCGTGAGTTCGCCGAGCGGACCGGTGACCTGCTGTGGCCGTCGACCCCGCTGCTGGAGGGGCCGCACGTGCGGCTGCTGGAACTGGCCGACAGCAAAGAGCACCTGACGGACGAGGAGATCCTCGACAGCGACTACGGCCGGCTGGCCCGGCGCTGCATCGCCGCCGGCGGCCGCTACTTCGGCGCCGCCGACGACGCCGGCATCATCGACTCGGCCCGCACCTTCATCGGCCGCTACAAGGGCACCATTCCCGCCCCGACCAGGCGGCGGCCCGAGCAGAGCGGCGCCTTGGACCCGATCCTGGTGGCCCCCATCCGCCACTCCAGCTACTACCAGGTCCTCGACGGCCACCACCGGCTGGCCGTGGCGGCGCGCAACGGCCACAAGTCGGTGTGGGCGGTCGCCAAATGGCTGCCCGTGACCACTCCCCTGCAGGACCTGCTGCTCAAGATGAGCTGGCTGGACGGCACCCGTGAGCTGTACCAGCCGATCGACGCACCCGAGCTGCGCGACAGCTGGACGACGGTGCGCCAGTGCACCGACCGGCTGGAGAAAATGATCTCTTTCCTGGCCGAACGCCGCATCCCCACCCAGGGGACCTACCTGGATGTGGCCAGCTGCTACGGCTGGTTCGTCAAGGAGATGGGCAAGCTGGGTTTCGCGGCCTCGGGGATGGAACGCGATCCCCTGGCGGTTCCGCTGGGCAAGGCGGTCTACGGACTGCCCGACGGCGCCATCGCCACCGGCGACTGCGTGGACCTGTTGCGCGCCGCCGACCGTACCTGGGATGTTGTGTCCTGCTTCAGTTTGCTCCATCATTTCGTACTCGGTCGCGGCTCTGTCAGTGCCGAGGAGCTTCTCCGGCTGCTGGATCGCGTGACAGGGCGTGTGCTGTTCTTCGATACCGGTCAGGAGAATGAGGAATGGTTCCGGACGTCGCTGAGGGGGTGGAACCCCAAGACGATCGCGGAATTCCTCTCCCGGCACACGTCCTTCGACGAAATCGTCGATCTGGGCCCGGACGCCGACTCCCGTCCCCCCTACCAGGACAACTACGGACGGCACCTGTTCGCCTGCGTCCGGCACGCCTGA
- the cysD gene encoding sulfate adenylyltransferase subunit CysD, with translation MQRSDYLLSQLDVLEAESIHIIREVAAEFERPVLLFSGGKDSIVMLHLAKKAFWPAPIPFPVMHVDTGHNFPEVIEFRDRRVAELGVRLIVASVQESIDKGRVVEETGKWASRNRLQTTTLLDAIEEHRFDAAFGGARRDEEKARAKERVVSFRDDFGQWDPKNQRPELWNLYNTRIRQGEHVRVFPLSNWTELDVWDYIRREQLEIPSIYFAHTRRVFERDGMLLADSPYANRQEDEPVFEAMVRYRTVGDASCTGAIKSTATTLDEVIAEIAATRITERGQTRADDRTSEAAMEDRKKEGYF, from the coding sequence ATGCAGCGCAGTGACTATCTGCTGTCTCAGCTCGATGTCCTTGAGGCCGAGTCGATCCACATCATCCGCGAGGTGGCCGCCGAGTTCGAACGGCCGGTCCTGCTCTTTTCCGGGGGCAAGGACAGCATCGTGATGCTGCACCTGGCCAAGAAGGCGTTCTGGCCGGCGCCCATCCCGTTCCCGGTGATGCACGTCGACACCGGTCACAACTTCCCCGAGGTGATCGAGTTCCGCGACCGCAGGGTCGCCGAACTGGGCGTGCGGCTCATCGTGGCCTCGGTGCAGGAGTCGATCGACAAGGGCCGGGTGGTGGAGGAGACCGGCAAGTGGGCCAGCCGCAACCGGCTGCAGACCACCACGCTGCTGGACGCCATCGAAGAGCACCGCTTCGACGCGGCCTTCGGCGGCGCCCGGCGCGATGAGGAGAAGGCCCGCGCCAAGGAGCGGGTGGTCTCCTTCCGCGACGACTTCGGGCAGTGGGACCCCAAGAACCAGCGTCCGGAACTGTGGAACCTGTACAACACCCGCATCCGGCAGGGCGAGCACGTGCGGGTGTTCCCGCTGTCGAACTGGACCGAGCTGGATGTGTGGGATTACATCCGGCGCGAGCAGCTGGAGATCCCGTCCATCTACTTCGCCCACACCCGCCGGGTGTTCGAACGCGACGGGATGCTGCTGGCCGACAGCCCGTACGCCAACCGCCAAGAGGACGAGCCGGTCTTCGAGGCGATGGTGCGCTACCGCACCGTCGGCGACGCCAGCTGCACCGGGGCGATCAAGTCCACGGCCACCACGCTGGACGAGGTGATCGCCGAGATCGCGGCGACCCGCATCACCGAGCGCGGCCAGACCCGCGCCGACGACCGCACCAGCGAGGCGGCGATGGAAGACCGCAAGAAGGAGGGCTACTTCTAG
- a CDS encoding sulfate adenylyltransferase subunit 1 gives MAMDILRFATAGSVDDGKSTLIGRLLYDSKAIFEDQLEAVERTSADRGEEYTNLALLTDGLRAEREQGITIDVAYRYFATPRRKFIIADTPGHIQYTRNMVTGASTADLAIILVDARKGILEQSRRHAFLATLLRVPHLVVAVNKMDLVGYEESVFQAIQDEFTAFAAKLDIGDLTFIPISALHGDNVVERSVNMPWYEGPSLLHHLEHVHIASDRNLIDVRFPVQYVIRPHKATDPELHDYRGYAGQVAGGVLKPGDEVVHLPSGLTTTITHIDGPNGPVQEAFPPMSVTLRLADDIDISRGDMIARPHNQPRVTQDLEAMVCWMTDVRKLTPRMKLLIKHTTRTARAMVKDVHYRLDINTLHRDEQVDGLALNEIGRVSLRVTQPLFVDDYARNRLTGGFILIDEATNGTVGAGMIISSG, from the coding sequence ATGGCCATGGACATCCTGCGGTTCGCCACCGCCGGCAGCGTCGACGACGGCAAGTCCACGCTGATCGGCCGGCTGCTGTACGACTCCAAGGCGATCTTCGAAGATCAGCTGGAGGCGGTGGAACGCACCAGCGCCGACCGCGGCGAGGAGTACACCAACCTGGCGCTGCTGACCGACGGCCTGCGGGCCGAGCGGGAGCAGGGCATCACCATCGATGTGGCCTACCGGTACTTCGCCACCCCGCGGCGCAAGTTCATCATCGCCGACACCCCCGGCCACATCCAGTACACCCGCAACATGGTCACCGGGGCCTCCACCGCCGACCTGGCGATCATCCTGGTGGACGCCCGCAAGGGCATCCTGGAGCAGTCCCGCCGCCACGCCTTCCTGGCCACGCTGCTGCGGGTGCCGCACCTGGTGGTGGCGGTCAACAAGATGGACCTGGTCGGCTATGAGGAGTCGGTGTTCCAGGCCATCCAGGACGAGTTCACCGCCTTCGCCGCCAAGCTGGACATCGGCGACCTGACCTTCATCCCGATCTCGGCGCTGCACGGCGACAACGTGGTGGAGCGGTCGGTCAACATGCCCTGGTACGAGGGGCCGTCGCTGCTGCACCACCTGGAGCACGTGCACATCGCCTCCGACCGCAACCTGATCGACGTGCGCTTCCCGGTGCAGTACGTGATCCGGCCGCACAAGGCCACCGACCCGGAGCTGCACGACTACCGCGGCTATGCCGGGCAGGTCGCCGGGGGCGTGCTCAAGCCGGGCGATGAGGTGGTGCACCTGCCCTCCGGCCTGACCACCACCATCACCCACATCGACGGGCCCAACGGGCCGGTTCAGGAGGCCTTCCCGCCGATGTCGGTGACGCTGCGGCTGGCCGACGACATCGACATCTCCCGCGGCGACATGATCGCCCGGCCGCACAACCAGCCACGGGTCACCCAGGACCTGGAGGCGATGGTGTGCTGGATGACCGATGTGCGCAAGCTGACCCCGCGGATGAAGCTGCTGATCAAGCACACCACCCGCACCGCCCGCGCCATGGTCAAGGACGTCCACTACCGGCTGGACATCAACACCCTGCACCGCGACGAGCAGGTCGACGGCCTGGCCCTCAACGAGATCGGCCGGGTCAGCCTGCGCGTCACCCAGCCGCTGTTCGTCGACGACTATGCCCGCAACCGGCTCACCGGCGGTTTCATCCTCATCGACGAGGCCACCAACGGCACCGTCGGCGCCGGCATGATCATCAGCTCCGGCTGA
- a CDS encoding 50S ribosomal protein L25/general stress protein Ctc, with the protein MSEVRIAAEPRTEFGKGAARRTRRAGKVPAVLYGHGTPPQHITLPGHDLMLALKTPNVLLRLEGLPGGEELALPKDVQRDPIKGFLEHVDLLLVKRGEKVTVEVPVVATGDVVAGGRLEQPVIQVAVEAEATHIPETVEVDVSGLQVGDSVLAKDLKLPSGVALAADEETLILQIADASVLAGAVTEEAEAESGEEASAE; encoded by the coding sequence GTGTCCGAGGTACGTATCGCCGCCGAGCCGCGCACCGAGTTCGGTAAGGGCGCCGCGCGGCGCACTCGCCGGGCCGGCAAGGTTCCCGCCGTCCTCTATGGCCACGGCACCCCTCCGCAGCACATCACCCTGCCGGGGCACGACCTGATGCTCGCTCTCAAGACGCCCAACGTGCTGCTGCGGCTGGAGGGCCTGCCGGGCGGTGAGGAGCTGGCCCTGCCCAAGGACGTGCAGCGGGACCCGATCAAGGGTTTCTTGGAGCACGTGGACCTGCTGCTGGTCAAGCGCGGTGAGAAGGTCACCGTGGAGGTGCCGGTGGTGGCCACCGGTGACGTGGTGGCGGGGGGACGGCTGGAGCAGCCGGTCATTCAGGTCGCCGTGGAGGCCGAGGCCACCCACATCCCCGAGACGGTGGAGGTGGACGTCTCCGGCCTGCAGGTCGGCGACTCGGTGCTGGCCAAGGACCTGAAGCTGCCGTCGGGTGTGGCGCTGGCCGCCGACGAGGAGACGCTGATCCTGCAGATCGCGGACGCGTCGGTGCTGGCCGGGGCGGTCACCGAGGAGGCCGAGGCCGAGTCCGGCGAGGAGGCGTCCGCCGAGTAA